The genomic segment CTGATAACTTCATCAACATACTTAATACCTTTACCTTTGTATGGCTCAGGTCTTCTCTTGTCTCTGATCTCAGCTGCAAACTGGCCGACTTTTTCTTTGCTGATACCGGATACGATAATCTTGTTACCATCTACTTTGGTTTCGATTCCGTCTGGATCTTCCATTTCTACCGGATGAGAATATCCAAGGCTAAGCACAAGCTTTTTGCCCTGTTTTGCTGCTTTATAACCTACACCGTTAACTTCAAGCTCTTTTGTATAGCCTTCGCTTACACCAACAACCATGTTGTGGATCAAGCTTCTTGTTAAACCGTGAAGAGATTTCATTTTCTTTAAGTCGTTTGGTCTGGATACTACTACATGACCATCTTCAACTTTGATTTCCATTTCTGTAGGAAGTGCTCTTTCGAGAGTTCCTTTTGGTCCTTTTACAGTTACTACGTTGCCTTCAGCGACAGTTACTTCTACGCCTGCAGGAATAGCAACCGGAAGTCTACCAATTCGTGACATATGTTTGTCCTCCTTACTTAGATTATCGGAGAGGATGTTTCATCCTCTCTGTTTTCAGTTTGTTCTCTATAAAAAATCTTGGTTCAAATTACCAAACGAATGCTAATACTTCGCCGCCAACCTGAAGTTTACGAGCTTCTTTATCAGTAATAACACCTTTGTTTGTAGAAAGAATTGCGATTCCAAGTCCACCAAGAACTTTTGGAAGCTGATCCTTACCTGCGTAGATACGAAGACCAGGTTTGGAGATTCTCTTTAAACCAGTGATGATTTTTTCGTTTTTGTCTTCACCGTATTTCAGTGTGATATGAAGAGTTTTAACAACTCCGTCTTCAACTAAATCATATTTTGCAATATATCCTTCATCAACAAGGATGTTAGCAATTGCAGTTTTCATTTTGGATGCCGGAACATCTACTGTGTCATGTTTTGCAGTGTTTGCGTTACGGATTCTTGTAAGCATATCTGCGATTGGATCGCTCATTGTCATGTTAGTTTCCTCCTGTTATTCAGACTTTACATGTGCATATATATTAATTGTTTACATTGTTACCTGTTTTATCATAAATCTCGTTTGGACATATGATCGGACTGATAAATCAGCCGATCGTTTATTTTATTTAAATCCGGTTCCTACCAGGAAGCCTTCTTAACACCCGGGATCTGTCCCTTGTAAGCTAATTCACGGAAGCAGATTCTGCAGATTCCGTACTTTCTTAAAACAGAATGTGGACGTCCACAAATATTGCAACGTGTATATTCTCTTGTGGAGAATTTCTGTTTACGCTGCTGTTTGATTTTCATTGCTGTTTTAGCCATGAATCGTTCCTCCTATTATTTTGCAAACGGCATATTGAATAATGTCAGTAATTCACGAGCTTCTTCATCAGTCTTAGCTGTAGTAACGAAGATGATGTCCATACCTCTTACTTTGTCAACTTTGTCATATTCAACTTCCGGGAAGATCAGCTGCTCTTTGATACCCAGAGCGTAGTTTCCACGACCATCGAATGCGTTCGGGTTAACACCACGGAAGTCACGTACACGAGGAAGTGCAAGGTTGATCAGACGATCAGCGAACTCGTACATTTTTTCTCCTCTTAATGTAACTTTACAACCGATCGGCATACCCTCTCTGATTTTAAAGTTAGCGACAGATTTTTTAGCTTTAGTAGCGATTGCTTTCTGTCCTGTGATAAGTTCCATATCTGCGATTGCAGCATCAAGAAGCTTAGCGTTTTCTTTGGCTTCACCAACACCCATATTGATTACGATCTTGTCGAGTTTTGGCACTTCCATAACATTTTTGTATCCAAATTTTTTGGTCATGGCATCCATGATCTCATTTTTGTACATTTCTTTTAATCTACTCACTTGTCATGCCTCCTCTCTTAATTAATCGATAACCTTACCGGTCTTTTTAGCAACGCGGACTTTTTTGTCGCCGTCCATCTGGAATCCTACTCTTGTAGCCTGTCCATCAACAACCAGCATAACGTTGGAGATGTGCAGTGGAGCTTCTTTTGTAATGATTCCGCCCTGCTGATTTGCAGCAGATGGTTTGCTGTGTTTTGTAACTTTGTTGATATTCTCAACAACAACGGTATTGTCTTTTGCGTTAACTGCAAGGACTTTACCCTCTTTGCCATTATCTTTACCAGC from the Blautia wexlerae DSM 19850 genome contains:
- the rplF gene encoding 50S ribosomal protein L6 — encoded protein: MSRIGRLPVAIPAGVEVTVAEGNVVTVKGPKGTLERALPTEMEIKVEDGHVVVSRPNDLKKMKSLHGLTRSLIHNMVVGVSEGYTKELEVNGVGYKAAKQGKKLVLSLGYSHPVEMEDPDGIETKVDGNKIIVSGISKEKVGQFAAEIRDKRRPEPYKGKGIKYVDEVIRRKVGKTGKK
- the rpsH gene encoding 30S ribosomal protein S8; its protein translation is MTMSDPIADMLTRIRNANTAKHDTVDVPASKMKTAIANILVDEGYIAKYDLVEDGVVKTLHITLKYGEDKNEKIITGLKRISKPGLRIYAGKDQLPKVLGGLGIAILSTNKGVITDKEARKLQVGGEVLAFVW
- the rplX gene encoding 50S ribosomal protein L24 — encoded protein: MSAMKIKKGDTVKVIAGKDNGKEGKVLAVNAKDNTVVVENINKVTKHSKPSAANQQGGIITKEAPLHISNVMLVVDGQATRVGFQMDGDKKVRVAKKTGKVID
- a CDS encoding type Z 30S ribosomal protein S14, yielding MAKTAMKIKQQRKQKFSTREYTRCNICGRPHSVLRKYGICRICFRELAYKGQIPGVKKASW
- the rplE gene encoding 50S ribosomal protein L5 — translated: MSRLKEMYKNEIMDAMTKKFGYKNVMEVPKLDKIVINMGVGEAKENAKLLDAAIADMELITGQKAIATKAKKSVANFKIREGMPIGCKVTLRGEKMYEFADRLINLALPRVRDFRGVNPNAFDGRGNYALGIKEQLIFPEVEYDKVDKVRGMDIIFVTTAKTDEEARELLTLFNMPFAK